The Pongo pygmaeus isolate AG05252 chromosome 11, NHGRI_mPonPyg2-v2.0_pri, whole genome shotgun sequence genome includes a region encoding these proteins:
- the HOXD13 gene encoding homeobox protein Hox-D13 produces the protein MSRAGSWDMDGLRADGGGAGGAPASSSSSSVAAAAASGQCRGFLSAPVFAGTHSGRAAAAAAAAAAAAAAASGFAYPGTSERTGSSSSSSSSAVVAARPEAPPAKECPAPTPAAAAAAAPSAPALGYGYHFGNGYYSCRMSHGVGLQQNALKSSPHASLGGFPVEKYMDVSGLASSSVPANEVPARAKEVSFYQGYTSPYQHVPGYIDMVSTFGSGEPRHEAYISMEGYQSWTLANGWNSQVYCAKDQPQGSHFWKSSFPGDVALNQPDMCVYRRGRKKRVPYTKLQLKELENEYAINKFINKDKRRRISAATNLSERQVTIWFQNRRVKDKKIVSKLKDTVS, from the exons ATGAGCCGCGCCGGGAGCTGGGACATGGACGGGCTGCGGGCAGACGGCGGGGGCGCCGGTGGCGCCCcggcctcttcctcctcctcctcggtggcggcggcggcggcgtcaGGCCAGTGCCGCGGCTTTCTCTCCGCTCCTGTGTTCGCCGGGACGCATTCGGGGCGGGCTGCGGCGGCTGCGGCTGCGGCTGCGGCTGCGGCGGCGGCAGCCTCCGGCTTTGCGTACCCCGGGACCTCTGAGCGCACGGGCTCTTCCTCGTCGTCGTCCTCTTCTGCCGTTGTGGCGGCGCGCCCGGAGGCTCCCCCAGCCAAAGAGTGCCCGGCACCCACGCCTGCTGCGGCCGCTGCAGCGGCCCCGAGCGCTCCAGCGCTGGGCTACGGCTACCACTTCGGCAACGGCTACTACAGCTGCCGTATGTCGCACGGCGTGGGCTTACAGCAGAATGCGCTCAAGTCATCGCCGCACGCCTCGCTGGGAGGCTTCCCCGTAGAGAAGTACATGGACGTGTCAGGCCTGGCGAGCAGCAGCGTACCGGCCAACGAGGTGCCAGCGCGAGCCAAGGAGGTATCCTTCTACCAGGGCTATACGAGCCCTTACCAGCACGTGCCCGGCTATATCGACATGGTGTCCACTTTCGGCTCCGGGGAGCCTCGGCACGAGGCCTACATCTCCATGGAGGGGTACCAGTCCTGGACGCTGGCTAACGGGTGGAACAGCCAGGTGTACTGCGCCAAGGACCAGCCACAGGGGTCCCACTTTTGGAAATCTTCCTTTCCAG GGGATGTGGCTCTAAATCAGCCGGACATGTGCGTCTAccgaagagggaggaagaagagagtgcCTTACACCAAACTGCAGCTCAAAGAACTGGAGAACGAGTATGCCATTAACAAGTTCATTAACAAGGACAAGCGGCGGCGTATTTCGGCTGCTACGAACCTATCTGAGAGACAAGTGACCATTTGGTTTCAGAACCGAAGAGTGAAGGACAAGAAAATTGTCTCCAAGCTCAAAGACACTGTCTCCTGA